From a region of the Actinomadura luzonensis genome:
- a CDS encoding CBS domain-containing protein, which yields MRMTVADVMTTKVVSVTAGTPFKDIAQTLIEHGISAVPVIDDDRHVVGMVSEADLLRKEEFREEFYREGYRPPLRARLRHPKGRQKADGDTAGELMTSPAITITGASSAVSAARLMDAHDIKRLAVVDHNGRLTGIVSRRDLVKVFLRPDEEIAAEVRDEVLDQALWVDTKGVNVEVGQGVVTLTGWMDRRTEAAIAVRMTGRVNGVVGVIDKLTWKQDDTTWEAK from the coding sequence ATGCGAATGACCGTCGCGGACGTGATGACCACCAAGGTCGTGTCCGTCACCGCAGGAACCCCGTTCAAGGACATCGCCCAGACGCTCATCGAGCACGGCATCAGCGCCGTCCCGGTCATCGACGACGACCGTCACGTGGTCGGCATGGTGTCCGAGGCCGACCTGCTGCGCAAGGAGGAGTTCCGGGAGGAGTTCTACCGCGAGGGCTACCGTCCCCCGCTGCGCGCCCGGCTGCGGCACCCCAAGGGCCGGCAGAAGGCCGACGGCGACACCGCCGGCGAGCTGATGACCAGCCCGGCCATCACCATCACCGGCGCGTCCTCGGCCGTCTCGGCCGCGCGGCTCATGGACGCCCACGACATCAAGCGGCTGGCCGTGGTGGACCACAACGGCCGCCTCACCGGCATCGTCAGCCGCCGCGACCTCGTCAAGGTGTTCCTGCGCCCCGATGAGGAGATCGCCGCGGAGGTCCGCGACGAGGTGCTGGACCAGGCCCTCTGGGTGGACACCAAGGGCGTCAACGTCGAGGTCGGCCAGGGCGTCGTCACGCTCACCGGCTGGATGGACCGCCGCACCGAGGCGGCCATCGCGGTGCGCATGACCGGGCGGGTCAACGGCGTGGTCGGCGTGATCGACAAGCTGACCTGGAAGCAGGACGACACGACCTGGGAGGCCAAGTAG
- a CDS encoding CBS domain-containing protein, with the protein MLVREVMSAPAITVRRTDPVRHAIRVLHGNNITAAPVVDDNDRLVGVVSELDLLRGEFEPDPRATERRLPSPAEPPPRRVQEVMTGEAVTVTETTDVTSAIELMVGRRIKSLPVLRGEAIVGMVSRRDLMAMLARSDDELRKAVEAALHEQYPFGPRWTVAVRNGVAELSGPRHEHADKIADVLARTVPGIVRVRHLR; encoded by the coding sequence ATGCTGGTGCGCGAGGTCATGAGCGCCCCCGCCATCACGGTGCGCCGCACCGACCCGGTGCGGCACGCCATCCGGGTGCTGCACGGCAACAACATCACGGCGGCCCCCGTCGTGGACGACAACGACCGCCTGGTGGGCGTCGTCAGCGAGCTGGACCTGCTGCGCGGCGAGTTCGAGCCCGACCCGCGCGCCACCGAGCGCCGCCTGCCCTCTCCCGCCGAGCCGCCGCCGCGCCGCGTCCAGGAGGTCATGACCGGCGAGGCGGTCACCGTCACCGAGACCACCGACGTCACCAGCGCGATCGAGCTCATGGTGGGCAGGCGGATCAAGAGCCTGCCCGTCCTCCGGGGGGAGGCGATCGTGGGCATGGTCAGCCGCCGCGACCTCATGGCGATGCTGGCCCGCTCCGACGACGAGCTGCGCAAGGCGGTCGAGGCCGCGTTGCACGAGCAGTATCCCTTCGGCCCGCGCTGGACGGTCGCCGTGCGCAACGGCGTCGCCGAGCTGAGCGGGCCCCGCCACGAGCACGCGGACAAGATCGCCGACGTGCTCGCCCGCACCGTCCCCGGCATCGTCCGGGTCAGGCATCTGAGGTGA
- a CDS encoding CBS domain-containing protein, whose protein sequence is MRMTVQDVMTTDVAAVNEKASFHVVAELLIKRGVSGVPVLDDDNRVKGVVSEADLLAKEEFKARYYGDDYRPPLRARIRHSMGSEGSGYYKALGETAGELMTSPAFVTTPEVPIVQAARLMDRHGVKRLPVVDAGGRLVGIVSRRDLIKVFVRADQDIKDIVLAGIPSSVMWTDPAGIDVQVRDGVVTLSGVVSRHTEAIAAVRMTESVDGVVAVRDELSWKHDDVANIPIWGGA, encoded by the coding sequence ATGAGAATGACCGTCCAGGACGTCATGACCACCGACGTGGCCGCCGTCAACGAGAAGGCGTCCTTCCACGTCGTGGCCGAGCTGCTGATCAAGCGCGGCGTGAGCGGCGTGCCGGTGCTCGACGACGACAACCGCGTCAAGGGCGTGGTGTCCGAGGCCGACCTGCTGGCCAAGGAGGAGTTCAAGGCGCGCTACTACGGCGACGACTACCGGCCGCCGCTGCGGGCCCGCATCCGCCACAGCATGGGCAGCGAGGGCAGCGGCTACTACAAGGCGCTCGGCGAGACCGCCGGCGAGCTGATGACCTCGCCCGCGTTCGTCACCACCCCGGAGGTTCCGATCGTGCAGGCGGCCCGGCTCATGGACCGGCACGGCGTCAAGCGGCTGCCGGTCGTGGACGCCGGCGGCAGGCTGGTGGGCATCGTCAGCCGCCGCGACCTGATCAAGGTCTTCGTCCGCGCCGACCAGGACATCAAGGACATCGTGCTCGCCGGCATCCCGTCCAGCGTGATGTGGACCGACCCGGCCGGGATCGACGTCCAGGTCCGCGACGGCGTGGTGACCTTGAGCGGGGTCGTCAGCCGGCACACCGAGGCGATCGCGGCCGTGCGCATGACCGAGAGCGTCGACGGGGTCGTGGCGGTGCGCGACGAGCTGAGCTGGAAGCACGACGACGTCGCGAACATCCCCATCTGGGGTGGAGCATGA
- a CDS encoding 4Fe-4S dicluster domain-containing protein, with product MSPAVVLDSLGPLIGALRASGHTVVGPVARDGVIRLTELVPGPDDGPTAGRADEQAPGSYRLRDDGRGLVFGHAAGPDSIKRWTHPPRSELFRMRGGVVERTPVEAPKVALLGVRACDLAALAVQDRVFLGGRHPDEAYRARREALFLVAVNCAVPGGTCFCASLGTGPRVTSGHDVVLTELTGPHRFLAEPGGERGAALLAGLPSRPATAADLEAAREVSERAARRMGRRVDPDGVKERLAARRDSPVWDEIGSRCLTCANCTMVCPTCFCVTVEDGTGLADGTAVRTERWDSCFALEFTELGGAPVRSSGGARYRQWLSHKFSTWADQFGTLGCVGCGRCVTWCPAGIDLTEELERLR from the coding sequence ATGTCGCCCGCGGTGGTGCTCGACTCGCTCGGCCCGCTGATCGGCGCGCTGCGCGCGAGCGGCCACACCGTCGTCGGGCCCGTGGCCCGCGACGGCGTGATCCGCCTCACCGAACTGGTCCCCGGACCCGACGACGGGCCGACGGCGGGCCGGGCGGACGAGCAGGCCCCCGGCTCCTACCGGCTGCGCGACGACGGCCGCGGGCTGGTGTTCGGCCACGCCGCCGGGCCCGACTCGATCAAACGCTGGACGCACCCGCCACGCTCGGAGCTGTTCCGGATGCGCGGCGGCGTCGTCGAGAGGACCCCCGTCGAGGCGCCCAAGGTGGCGCTGCTCGGCGTGCGGGCCTGCGACCTGGCCGCGCTGGCCGTGCAGGACCGGGTGTTCCTCGGCGGGCGGCATCCCGACGAGGCCTACCGGGCGCGCCGCGAGGCCCTGTTCCTCGTCGCGGTGAACTGCGCCGTCCCCGGCGGGACCTGCTTCTGCGCCTCCCTGGGCACCGGCCCGCGGGTCACCTCCGGCCACGACGTCGTCCTCACCGAGCTGACCGGCCCGCACCGCTTCCTGGCCGAGCCGGGCGGCGAGCGCGGCGCCGCCCTGCTGGCCGGCCTGCCCTCCCGCCCGGCCACGGCGGCCGACCTGGAGGCCGCCCGCGAGGTCAGCGAGCGGGCCGCGCGCCGCATGGGCCGCCGCGTCGACCCGGACGGCGTCAAGGAGCGGCTGGCCGCCCGGCGCGACTCCCCCGTCTGGGACGAGATCGGCTCGCGCTGCCTGACCTGCGCCAACTGCACCATGGTCTGCCCGACGTGCTTCTGCGTCACCGTCGAGGACGGCACCGGCCTGGCCGACGGCACGGCCGTCCGCACCGAACGCTGGGACTCCTGCTTCGCGCTGGAGTTCACCGAGCTGGGCGGCGCGCCGGTGCGCTCCTCCGGCGGGGCCCGCTACCGGCAGTGGCTCAGCCACAAGTTCTCCACCTGGGCCGACCAGTTCGGCACCCTGGGCTGCGTCGGCTGCGGCCGCTGCGTCACCTGGTGCCCGGCCGGCATCGACCTCACCGAGGAGCTGGAGCGGCTGCGATGA
- a CDS encoding FAD/NAD(P)-binding protein, whose product MTPDPIQDMVPEPYRVRARRPDRGEAVTLTLEPAGGGAAPPFRPGQFTMIYAPGVGEIPVSISGRARHGGYLQTVRDVGAVSHALCRAGRGDVVGVRGPFGTSWDLAAAEGMDVIVAAGGLGLAPLRPVIRGLLAARARYRRIAVLVGARDPGGLIYPREPARWARHCDVRLTVDRPDRTWSGHTGLVTTLLDTVGLAPERTYAYVCGPEVMMRATAGELLRRGVPAGRIALSLERNMKCGIGRCGHCQLGPLFTCLDGPVLSYAEVAALLEVSEL is encoded by the coding sequence ATGACCCCCGATCCGATCCAGGACATGGTTCCCGAGCCGTACCGGGTGCGGGCCCGCCGCCCGGACCGGGGCGAGGCGGTCACGCTGACGCTGGAGCCGGCCGGGGGCGGCGCGGCGCCGCCGTTCCGGCCCGGCCAGTTCACCATGATCTACGCCCCCGGCGTCGGCGAGATCCCCGTCTCCATCAGCGGGCGCGCCCGCCACGGCGGCTACCTGCAGACCGTCAGGGACGTCGGCGCGGTCAGCCACGCGCTGTGCCGGGCCGGCCGCGGCGACGTGGTGGGCGTGCGCGGGCCGTTCGGCACGTCCTGGGACCTGGCGGCGGCCGAGGGCATGGACGTGATCGTGGCGGCGGGCGGCCTCGGCCTGGCGCCGCTGCGGCCGGTGATCCGCGGCCTGCTCGCCGCCCGCGCCCGCTACCGGCGGATCGCCGTCCTCGTGGGCGCCCGCGACCCCGGCGGCCTCATCTACCCGCGCGAGCCGGCCCGCTGGGCGCGTCACTGCGACGTCCGGCTCACCGTGGACCGTCCTGACCGGACCTGGAGCGGGCACACGGGCCTGGTCACGACGCTGCTGGACACCGTCGGCCTCGCCCCGGAGCGCACGTACGCCTACGTGTGCGGGCCCGAGGTCATGATGCGCGCCACGGCCGGGGAGCTGCTGCGCCGCGGCGTGCCCGCCGGCCGGATCGCGCTGTCGCTGGAGCGCAACATGAAGTGCGGGATCGGCCGCTGCGGCCACTGCCAGCTCGGCCCCCTGTTCACCTGCTTGGACGGGCCGGTGCTGAGCTACGCCGAGGTCGCGGCGCTGCTGGAGGTGAGCGAGCTGTGA
- a CDS encoding oxidoreductase: MTGSRTKAPRVAVWKFASCDGCQLTLLDCEDELLALAAEVDLAYFLEAGSARGPGPYDLSLVEGSITTPADARRIRHVRRVSRKLVTIGACATAGGVQALRDLAGVRAFASLVYPRPDHIRALERSAPVSAYVPVDFELRGCPIDKGQLLEVVGAFLAGRRPVVPRHSVCVECKARGNPCVLVARGVACLGPVTRAGCGALCPAFGRGCFGCFGPSESPNAAALNARLRAGGLDDDELARLYRTFNAGVTGGCGDA, from the coding sequence GTGACCGGGTCGAGGACGAAGGCGCCCAGGGTCGCCGTGTGGAAGTTCGCCTCCTGCGACGGCTGCCAGCTCACCCTGCTCGACTGCGAGGACGAGCTGCTCGCGCTCGCCGCCGAGGTGGACCTGGCCTACTTCCTGGAGGCCGGCAGCGCCCGCGGCCCGGGCCCGTACGACCTGTCGCTGGTCGAGGGGTCGATCACCACGCCCGCGGACGCGCGGCGGATCCGGCACGTGCGCCGGGTGTCGAGGAAGCTCGTGACCATCGGCGCGTGCGCGACCGCGGGCGGCGTGCAGGCGCTGCGCGACCTGGCCGGCGTGCGCGCGTTCGCCTCGCTGGTGTATCCGCGTCCTGACCACATCCGGGCGCTGGAGCGGTCGGCGCCGGTCTCGGCGTACGTGCCGGTGGACTTCGAGCTGCGCGGCTGCCCCATCGACAAGGGGCAGCTCCTGGAGGTCGTCGGCGCGTTCCTGGCCGGGCGGCGGCCGGTCGTGCCCCGGCACAGCGTGTGCGTGGAGTGCAAGGCGCGCGGCAACCCGTGCGTGCTGGTCGCGCGCGGCGTCGCGTGCCTCGGCCCGGTCACGCGGGCCGGGTGCGGGGCGCTCTGCCCGGCGTTCGGCCGCGGCTGCTTCGGCTGCTTCGGCCCGTCGGAGAGCCCGAACGCCGCCGCGCTCAACGCCCGCCTGCGCGCGGGCGGCCTGGACGACGACGAGCTGGCGCGCCTCTACCGGACCTTCAACGCCGGCGTGACGGGAGGCTGCGGTGACGCATAG
- a CDS encoding Ni/Fe hydrogenase subunit alpha, translated as MTHRTIRVGGLTRVEGEGGLLVRARGGRVAEVRLEIYEPPRFFEALLRGRSWTEAPDLTARVCGICPVAYQMSACQALESLCGVTVDGPLRDLRLLLYYGEWIESHALHIHLLHAPDFLGYPSGIAMAAGHRAEVERGLALKKAGNELVAAVGGRAVHPVNVRVGGFYRAPGRAELAPVAERLRHALDAALETVAWVSGFDFPDVEHDYRFLALRHPAEYAVLSGEVAVSDGPGLPVRRWPVEEWPGHVAEEQVPYSTALRARLDGRPGYLTGPLARYALNAGRLSPAAARAAAEAGLGPVCRNPYRTIVVRAVETVHACEEALRLLAAYTPPDPPALPVEPRAGVGHGASEAPRGTLYHRYRVDEAGLITEAAIVPPTAQNQARIEDDLRALVEPRLDLPAERLAALCEAAVRNHDPCISCSAHFLDLRVSHE; from the coding sequence GTGACGCATAGGACGATCAGAGTGGGCGGCCTGACCAGGGTCGAGGGCGAGGGCGGGCTGCTGGTCCGGGCCCGCGGCGGCCGGGTCGCGGAGGTGCGGCTGGAAATCTACGAGCCGCCCCGCTTCTTCGAGGCGCTGCTGCGCGGCCGGTCCTGGACCGAGGCGCCCGACCTCACCGCCCGCGTCTGCGGGATCTGCCCGGTGGCGTACCAGATGAGCGCCTGCCAGGCGCTGGAGTCGCTCTGCGGGGTCACCGTGGACGGGCCGCTGCGCGACCTGCGGCTGCTGCTGTACTACGGCGAGTGGATCGAGTCGCACGCCCTGCACATCCACCTGCTGCACGCGCCCGACTTCCTCGGCTACCCCAGCGGCATCGCCATGGCGGCCGGGCACCGGGCGGAGGTGGAGCGTGGCCTCGCGCTGAAGAAGGCGGGCAACGAGCTGGTCGCGGCCGTCGGCGGGCGGGCCGTGCACCCGGTGAACGTGCGGGTCGGCGGCTTCTACCGGGCGCCCGGCCGGGCCGAGCTGGCGCCGGTCGCCGAGCGGCTGCGGCACGCCCTGGACGCGGCGCTGGAGACGGTGGCGTGGGTGAGCGGGTTCGACTTCCCCGACGTCGAGCATGACTACCGCTTCCTCGCGCTGCGCCACCCCGCCGAGTACGCCGTCCTGTCCGGCGAGGTGGCGGTGAGCGACGGGCCCGGCCTGCCGGTGCGGCGGTGGCCCGTGGAGGAGTGGCCCGGGCACGTGGCGGAGGAGCAGGTGCCGTACTCGACGGCGCTGCGCGCCCGGCTGGACGGCCGCCCCGGCTACCTCACCGGGCCGCTGGCCCGCTACGCGCTGAACGCCGGCCGGTTGTCGCCGGCGGCGGCGCGGGCGGCGGCCGAGGCGGGGCTCGGGCCGGTGTGCCGCAACCCGTACCGGACGATCGTGGTGCGGGCCGTGGAGACCGTGCACGCCTGCGAGGAGGCGCTGCGGCTGCTCGCCGCCTACACCCCGCCCGACCCGCCCGCGCTGCCCGTCGAGCCCCGCGCCGGCGTGGGTCACGGCGCGTCGGAGGCGCCGCGCGGCACGCTCTACCACCGCTACCGGGTGGACGAGGCGGGGCTGATCACCGAGGCCGCGATCGTCCCGCCGACCGCGCAGAACCAGGCCCGCATCGAGGACGACCTGCGCGCGCTCGTCGAGCCCCGCCTGGACCTGCCGGCGGAGCGGCTGGCCGCGCTGTGCGAGGCCGCCGTGCGCAACCACGACCCGTGCATCTCCTGCTCGGCCCACTTCCTCGACCTGCGGGTGTCCCATGAGTGA
- a CDS encoding hydrogenase maturation protease, translating into MSEPPLQGPGAAGPVVVGLGSDLRGDDGAGPAAARLLRGLGVAALENDGDPAELIEAWTGAGTAVVIDAARSGEPPGTVRRYRHVPGSGGGPGPRSGSHALSLGDAVELGRALGRLPGELVVYTVEGERFGVGDGLSEPVRQAVGALARTIARDLRP; encoded by the coding sequence ATGAGTGAGCCGCCTCTGCAGGGTCCGGGCGCAGCCGGGCCGGTCGTCGTGGGGCTCGGCAGCGACCTGCGCGGCGACGACGGGGCCGGGCCCGCCGCCGCCCGGCTGCTGCGCGGGCTCGGCGTGGCCGCGCTGGAGAACGACGGCGACCCGGCCGAGCTGATCGAGGCGTGGACCGGCGCGGGGACGGCCGTGGTGATCGACGCGGCGCGCTCGGGCGAGCCGCCGGGGACCGTGCGCCGCTACCGGCACGTCCCCGGCTCCGGCGGCGGGCCGGGGCCGCGTTCCGGCTCCCACGCGCTGTCGCTGGGCGACGCGGTGGAGCTGGGGCGGGCGCTGGGGCGGCTGCCCGGGGAGCTGGTGGTGTACACGGTGGAGGGTGAGCGTTTCGGCGTGGGCGACGGGCTGTCGGAGCCGGTGCGGCAGGCGGTCGGCGCGCTGGCCCGCACGATCGCCCGCGACCTCCGCCCCTGA
- a CDS encoding carotenoid oxygenase family protein, which translates to MIDPETVARYELPGHLRAVPDEIDAAGLPVTGALPPELDGRYLRNGPNPLPGERSGILQAGHGMLHGVRLRGGRAEWYRNRWVRTGAFHGRPFVTPDGRLDRAATSANTHVIGHAGHVYALVEVGLPYEVTPGLATVGPCDFGGRLTTAMTAHPKRDPGTGELHFFGYGFVPPLLTYHRLDAKGELVHSREVPVRAGTMMHDFAITEHHVVWLDLPMTFQPALAAQGMPYGWDDSHGARLGLMRHDRPGAEVTWFEIEPCWIFHVGNAHEDESGRVVLDAVRYSAAEWTALWTLLSRADAARGFAPSAAALAGRSHLHRWTLDPATGTATGQRLDDRSVEFPTIDDDLTGRRSRYLYTVTGGEPGSRERCAIVKYDTAAGARAAAYELDADTVLGEAVFAPATGGPRGEDDGWLLAVATRRDGSASRLLVLDAARVEGGPVAAVELPRAVPTGFHGSWLPEPA; encoded by the coding sequence GTGATCGATCCGGAGACCGTCGCACGCTACGAGCTGCCCGGCCACCTCAGAGCCGTCCCCGACGAGATCGACGCCGCCGGCCTGCCCGTCACCGGCGCCCTGCCGCCCGAGCTGGACGGCCGCTACCTCCGCAACGGCCCCAACCCGCTGCCGGGCGAGCGCAGCGGGATCCTCCAGGCCGGCCACGGCATGCTGCACGGCGTGCGGCTGCGCGGCGGGCGCGCCGAGTGGTACCGCAACCGGTGGGTGCGCACCGGCGCCTTCCACGGCCGCCCGTTCGTCACCCCCGACGGCCGCCTCGACCGCGCCGCCACCTCGGCCAACACCCACGTGATCGGCCACGCCGGCCACGTCTACGCCCTGGTCGAGGTGGGCCTGCCGTACGAGGTGACGCCCGGCCTGGCCACCGTCGGCCCGTGCGACTTCGGCGGGCGCCTCACCACCGCCATGACCGCCCACCCCAAACGCGACCCCGGCACCGGCGAGCTGCACTTCTTCGGTTACGGCTTCGTCCCGCCGCTGCTCACCTACCACCGCCTCGACGCCAAGGGCGAGCTGGTCCACAGCCGCGAGGTGCCGGTGCGGGCGGGCACGATGATGCACGACTTCGCGATCACCGAGCACCACGTCGTCTGGCTGGACCTGCCCATGACGTTCCAGCCCGCCCTCGCCGCCCAGGGCATGCCGTACGGCTGGGACGACTCCCACGGCGCGCGGCTCGGCCTGATGCGTCACGACCGGCCCGGCGCGGAGGTCACCTGGTTCGAGATCGAGCCCTGCTGGATCTTCCACGTCGGCAACGCCCACGAGGACGAGAGCGGCCGCGTCGTCCTGGACGCGGTCCGCTACAGCGCCGCCGAGTGGACCGCCCTGTGGACGCTGCTGTCCCGCGCCGACGCCGCGCGCGGCTTCGCGCCGTCGGCCGCCGCCCTCGCCGGACGCTCCCACCTGCACCGCTGGACCCTCGACCCGGCCACGGGGACGGCCACCGGGCAGCGGCTCGACGACCGGTCGGTGGAGTTCCCCACCATCGACGACGACCTGACCGGCCGGCGCTCCCGCTACCTCTACACCGTCACCGGGGGCGAGCCGGGCAGCCGCGAGCGGTGCGCGATCGTCAAGTACGACACCGCCGCCGGGGCCCGCGCCGCCGCCTACGAGCTGGACGCCGACACCGTGCTCGGCGAGGCGGTCTTCGCGCCCGCCACCGGCGGGCCGCGCGGGGAGGACGACGGCTGGCTGCTGGCCGTCGCCACCCGCCGCGACGGCTCGGCCTCCCGGCTGCTGGTGCTGGACGCCGCCCGCGTGGAGGGCGGCCCGGTGGCGGCGGTCGAGCTGCCCCGCGCCGTCCCGACCGGCTTCCACGGCTCCTGGCTCCCCGAACCCGCCTGA
- the ppk2 gene encoding polyphosphate kinase 2 — protein sequence MSTDGKARRLKRKPYEKELFRLQAELVKLQEWVRAEGRRVVVIFEGRDAAGKGSTIKRVAEYLNPRVARIAALPAPTERERTQWYFQRYVAHLPAAGEIVLFDRSWYNRAGVERVMGFCTQEEYTRFLHQCPIFERLLVEEGILLRKYWFSVSDAEQERRFRARLEDPMRRWKLSAMDLESITRWEEYSRAKDEMMVHTHIPEAPWYDVESEDKRRARINMISHLLSSIPYHEVQRTPLEIPERPASTGYRRPPRVETHVPDVAGARLS from the coding sequence ATGAGCACCGATGGGAAGGCCCGCAGGCTGAAGCGCAAGCCGTACGAGAAGGAGCTGTTCCGCCTCCAGGCGGAGCTGGTGAAGCTGCAGGAGTGGGTGAGGGCCGAGGGCCGGCGGGTCGTGGTGATCTTCGAGGGCCGCGACGCGGCCGGGAAGGGCAGCACGATCAAGAGGGTGGCCGAGTACCTCAACCCGCGCGTGGCGAGGATCGCGGCCCTGCCCGCCCCGACCGAGCGGGAGCGCACGCAGTGGTACTTCCAGCGCTACGTCGCCCACCTGCCGGCCGCCGGCGAGATCGTGCTGTTCGACCGGAGCTGGTACAACCGGGCCGGGGTCGAGCGGGTGATGGGCTTCTGCACGCAGGAGGAGTACACCCGGTTCCTGCACCAGTGCCCGATCTTCGAGCGGCTGCTGGTGGAGGAGGGCATCCTGCTGCGCAAGTACTGGTTCTCGGTGAGCGACGCCGAGCAGGAACGGCGCTTCCGGGCCCGGCTGGAGGACCCGATGCGGCGCTGGAAGCTGTCGGCGATGGACCTGGAGTCGATCACCCGGTGGGAGGAGTACTCGCGCGCCAAGGACGAGATGATGGTGCACACCCACATCCCCGAGGCGCCCTGGTACGACGTGGAGTCCGAGGACAAGCGGCGGGCCCGCATCAACATGATCTCCCACCTGCTGTCGTCGATCCCGTACCACGAGGTGCAGCGCACGCCGCTGGAGATCCCCGAGCGCCCGGCCTCCACCGGCTACCGCCGCCCGCCGCGCGTCGAGACGCACGTCCCCGACGTCGCCGGGGCGCGGCTCAGCTGA
- a CDS encoding universal stress protein, giving the protein MIVVGVDGSVAARAAVEWAAGDALRMRVPLRIVHAVDRAPYQIGRFPTPALPDALLREGRRILDEAVALVRERQPHVEVSTRDVEGTPAAVLREQAEDATEVVVGSRGLGGFAGALLGSVSMHVAGHVRCPVVVVRTQRQPVCGEIVAGVDDSADCLPALGYAFRQAALRGAKLRAVHAWQLPVHAFAPEIPYDMDEVRTAQHRLVAGAVESLRKEYPRVEVIEDTPAGHPVDALTAAGAQADLVVVGSHGRGAMGSALLGSVSRGVLHHARCAVAVVR; this is encoded by the coding sequence ATGATTGTTGTGGGCGTCGACGGATCGGTGGCCGCGCGCGCCGCCGTGGAATGGGCGGCCGGCGACGCGCTGCGGATGCGCGTGCCGCTGCGGATCGTGCACGCGGTGGACCGCGCCCCGTACCAGATCGGTCGCTTCCCCACCCCGGCGCTGCCCGACGCGCTGCTGCGCGAGGGTCGCAGGATCCTGGACGAGGCGGTGGCCCTGGTGCGCGAGCGGCAGCCGCACGTCGAGGTGAGCACCCGCGACGTGGAGGGCACGCCCGCCGCCGTGCTGCGCGAGCAGGCCGAGGACGCGACCGAGGTCGTCGTCGGCAGCCGCGGGCTCGGCGGGTTCGCCGGGGCGCTGCTCGGCTCGGTCAGCATGCACGTGGCCGGGCACGTCAGGTGCCCCGTGGTCGTGGTGCGCACGCAGCGGCAGCCCGTCTGCGGCGAGATCGTGGCCGGCGTGGACGACTCCGCCGACTGCCTGCCCGCGCTCGGCTACGCCTTCCGCCAGGCGGCGCTGCGCGGCGCGAAGCTGCGGGCGGTGCACGCCTGGCAGCTTCCGGTGCACGCGTTCGCGCCGGAGATCCCGTACGACATGGACGAGGTCCGCACCGCCCAGCACCGGCTCGTGGCCGGCGCGGTGGAGTCGCTGCGCAAGGAGTACCCGCGGGTCGAGGTCATCGAGGACACGCCCGCCGGGCACCCGGTGGACGCCCTGACGGCGGCCGGCGCGCAGGCCGACCTGGTCGTGGTCGGCTCGCACGGGCGCGGCGCGATGGGCTCGGCGCTGCTCGGCTCGGTCAGCCGCGGCGTGTTGCACCACGCCAGGTGCGCCGTCGCGGTGGTCCGCTGA
- a CDS encoding HAD family hydrolase, which produces MAANDATLDLGGLRAVVFDTDGVVTDTARVHAAAWKHVFDGFLRARGGAPFDVRADYLAHVDGRPRLDGVRTFLASRGITLPEGGPGDEPGRATVWGIGLAKDALFVREIEEHGVAAFPSTVALLHELRRRGCRTAVVSASRHCRAVVAAAGLLHLFDALVDGNDAARLGLPGKPDPALFLEAARRLELPPAEVAIVEDALPGVEAGRRGGFGTVLAVDRSGTQAAAMRAAGADAVVGDLAEAAVAGRVPVGRR; this is translated from the coding sequence ATGGCTGCCAACGACGCGACCCTCGACCTCGGCGGACTGCGCGCGGTCGTCTTCGACACCGACGGCGTGGTCACCGACACCGCCCGCGTGCACGCGGCGGCGTGGAAGCACGTCTTCGACGGCTTCCTGCGCGCCCGGGGCGGCGCGCCGTTCGACGTGCGCGCCGACTACCTGGCCCACGTGGACGGGCGGCCCCGGCTGGACGGCGTGCGCACGTTCCTCGCCTCGCGCGGCATCACCCTGCCGGAGGGCGGCCCCGGCGACGAGCCGGGCCGCGCGACGGTGTGGGGCATCGGCCTGGCCAAGGACGCGTTGTTCGTCAGGGAGATCGAGGAGCACGGCGTGGCCGCGTTCCCCTCGACCGTGGCGCTGCTGCACGAGCTGCGGCGGCGCGGCTGCCGCACGGCGGTGGTGTCGGCGAGCCGGCACTGCCGCGCCGTGGTGGCCGCGGCGGGCCTGCTGCACCTGTTCGACGCGCTCGTGGACGGCAACGACGCGGCCCGGCTGGGGCTGCCGGGCAAGCCGGACCCGGCGCTGTTCCTGGAGGCGGCCCGCCGCCTGGAGCTGCCGCCCGCCGAGGTGGCGATCGTGGAGGACGCGCTGCCGGGCGTGGAGGCCGGCCGCCGGGGCGGGTTCGGCACGGTGCTGGCCGTGGACCGGAGCGGCACCCAGGCCGCCGCGATGCGCGCGGCCGGGGCGGACGCCGTGGTCGGCGACCTGGCCGAGGCGGCCGTGGCGGGGCGCGTGCCGGTGGGCCGGCGATGA